The Chryseobacterium nakagawai genome has a segment encoding these proteins:
- a CDS encoding SMP-30/gluconolactonase/LRE family protein has translation MKNISKIGLIGLVFALVNCQSVNSSKMFYEGAKPQMVSDKFSFTEGPSTDKEGNVYFTDQPNDKIYYWDWKSNQIIEFLDKTGRANGTHFDKDGFLITCSDDNGEMWKISKDKRIEVLFKDFEGKRLNGPNDIWNDIFGGMYFTDPLYERDYWIDFKQELSNKSLYYRNKNGKINKLDTFTQPNGIVGSETLKKLYLSDIDAGKTYVYDILGEGTLSEKRLFCEMGSDGMTLDKHGNLYLTGDGVHVFNREGKKIYHISIPEKWTSNVTFGGENNDVLFITASKSVYTFPMRVRGIK, from the coding sequence ATGAAGAATATCAGTAAAATAGGTCTGATTGGTTTGGTTTTCGCATTGGTAAACTGTCAATCAGTAAATAGTAGTAAAATGTTTTATGAAGGTGCAAAACCACAAATGGTTTCTGACAAGTTTAGCTTTACAGAAGGCCCATCAACCGATAAAGAAGGAAATGTGTATTTTACCGATCAGCCTAATGATAAGATTTATTACTGGGACTGGAAAAGCAATCAGATTATAGAGTTTTTAGATAAAACAGGAAGGGCAAACGGAACTCATTTTGATAAAGATGGTTTCCTGATTACCTGTTCAGATGATAACGGAGAAATGTGGAAAATCTCAAAAGATAAAAGAATAGAGGTCTTATTCAAAGATTTTGAAGGGAAAAGATTAAATGGTCCTAATGATATATGGAATGATATTTTTGGCGGAATGTATTTTACCGATCCACTATATGAAAGAGATTATTGGATAGACTTTAAGCAGGAGCTATCTAATAAAAGCCTTTATTACAGAAATAAAAATGGAAAGATTAATAAATTAGACACTTTCACGCAGCCTAACGGAATTGTAGGAAGTGAGACTTTAAAGAAATTATACCTTTCTGATATTGATGCCGGAAAAACCTATGTATATGATATTTTGGGAGAAGGAACACTATCTGAGAAAAGGTTATTTTGTGAAATGGGCTCGGATGGGATGACACTGGACAAACACGGGAATCTTTATTTAACCGGTGATGGAGTACATGTCTTTAACCGTGAAGGAAAAAAGATATATCACATTTCTATTCCTGAAAAATGGACATCCAATGTAACATTCGGGGGAGAAAATAATGATGTTTTATTCATTACCGCTTCAAAATCGGTGTATACTTTTCCGATGAGAGTGAGAGGAATAAAATAA
- the ccoG gene encoding cytochrome c oxidase accessory protein CcoG, translating to MSAESNNIKSLEIENEDFRNSVGTMDETGKRKWIFPRKPKGKYTNYRNYTSYALLALFFGLPFLKINNNPFFLFNVIDRKFFIIGQPFYLQDFFILALGAVTSVIFVMLFTVVFGRIFCGWLCPQTLFMEMVFRKIEYWIEGDRNKQMKLDRQEWDTEKIRKRITKWSVFILISMVISTFMFMYIVGYEQVFQIMIEGPAEHPLKFITMIFFTMTFYFVFAWLREQVCTLVCPYGRLQGVLIDKQTINVYYDFRRGEGRSKWRNNEDRKAAGKGDCIDCNQCVVVCPTGIDIRHGQQLECVNCTACIDACDEVMDKVGLPKGLIRYATESEIENHEKFKFTSRMKATTVILALLIGFLGFLMYDRGSMEAKFIKPAGSTFFIKEGKITNTFIYTLLNKSNEKKILTIKVVSPEDAEITYFGSEKIILKGDQILKGNINISFPEDKIKFSKQNMVIGVFDEEGKLVDSFETTFEGPFKLAL from the coding sequence ATGAGCGCAGAGTCCAACAACATCAAATCCCTGGAAATTGAAAATGAAGATTTTAGAAATTCGGTAGGAACAATGGATGAGACCGGAAAAAGAAAATGGATCTTCCCCAGAAAACCAAAAGGAAAATATACCAATTACAGGAACTATACCAGCTATGCTTTACTTGCTCTTTTCTTTGGACTGCCTTTTCTAAAGATAAATAACAACCCTTTCTTTCTCTTTAATGTTATTGACAGGAAATTCTTTATTATTGGACAGCCGTTTTATCTTCAGGACTTCTTTATCCTTGCCCTGGGAGCGGTTACTTCTGTAATCTTCGTAATGCTGTTCACCGTAGTTTTCGGAAGAATATTCTGTGGCTGGCTGTGTCCGCAAACCTTATTTATGGAAATGGTATTCCGTAAAATAGAATACTGGATTGAAGGAGACAGAAATAAACAAATGAAGCTCGACAGACAGGAATGGGATACCGAAAAGATTAGAAAAAGAATTACGAAATGGTCTGTATTTATTTTGATTTCTATGGTCATTTCTACCTTTATGTTCATGTATATCGTGGGTTATGAACAGGTGTTTCAGATTATGATTGAAGGACCTGCAGAACATCCTTTAAAGTTCATCACGATGATTTTTTTCACAATGACTTTCTACTTTGTTTTTGCATGGCTTCGTGAGCAGGTATGTACTCTGGTTTGTCCTTATGGAAGGCTTCAGGGAGTTTTAATTGATAAACAGACGATCAACGTATATTATGATTTTAGAAGAGGAGAAGGCCGTTCAAAATGGAGAAATAATGAAGATAGAAAAGCGGCTGGTAAAGGAGATTGTATAGATTGTAATCAATGCGTTGTTGTCTGTCCTACGGGAATTGACATTAGACACGGGCAGCAATTGGAATGTGTCAACTGTACGGCATGTATTGATGCCTGCGATGAAGTAATGGATAAAGTGGGCTTGCCTAAAGGATTGATCCGTTATGCTACTGAATCTGAAATTGAAAATCATGAGAAATTCAAATTTACATCAAGAATGAAGGCTACTACTGTTATTTTGGCCCTATTGATTGGATTCCTTGGCTTTTTAATGTATGATCGTGGATCTATGGAAGCAAAGTTTATTAAACCAGCGGGCTCTACGTTCTTTATTAAAGAAGGTAAAATCACCAACACTTTCATTTATACACTTTTGAATAAATCAAATGAGAAAAAGATTCTAACCATCAAAGTAGTCAGTCCTGAGGATGCTGAAATCACTTACTTCGGATCTGAAAAAATCATTTTGAAGGGAGATCAAATCTTAAAAGGGAATATCAATATATCTTTCCCTGAAGACAAAATCAAGTTCTCTAAGCAAAATATGGTCATCGGCGTTTTTGATGAAGAAGGAAAACTGGTAGATTCATTTGAAACTACTTTTGAAGGACCGTTTAAGCTTGCGTTATAA
- the rpsA gene encoding 30S ribosomal protein S1: MSKETNSAEVLLNHNVAPEQFDWDSFESGLDADARKEKSDLEEIYNGSLNSLNDNDVLVGRVVRLTDKEAIVDINFKSEGVISLNEFRYNQGLSVGDEVEVMVDKREDKTGQLQLSHRKARTLKAWDKVNELHETGEIVNGFVKSRTKGGMIVDVHGIEAFLPGSQIDVKPIKDYDQFVGKTMEFKVVKINPEFKNVVVSHKALIEADIEGQKKEIIAQLEKGQVLEGTVKNITSYGVFIDLGGVDGLIHITDLSWSRVNHPSEILEDGQTVKVVILDFDDEKTRIQLGMKQLEAHPWDALSADMKVGDKVKGKVVVLADYGAFVEIAPGVEGLIHVSEMSWSTHLRSAGDFVKVGDEVEAEVLTLDREERKISLGIKQLSKDPWENIETKYPVGSQHVGTVRNFTNFGVFVELEEGIDGLIYISDLSWTKKIKHPSEFCAVGDKLDVVVLELDIQARRLSLGHKQLTENPWDKFETKYAEGTIHAGKAVEVHDKGASVQFEDAEVEAFCPSRLLEKEDGSKIKKGEDAQFKVIEFNKEFKRVVVSHTGIFRDEEKKNVKESSSRNVSSSSNNEERSTLGDIDALAELKRKMEEGK; encoded by the coding sequence ATGTCAAAAGAGACAAATTCAGCAGAGGTTTTATTAAACCACAACGTAGCACCAGAACAATTTGATTGGGATTCTTTCGAATCAGGTCTTGATGCAGATGCGAGAAAAGAAAAAAGCGATTTAGAAGAAATCTACAACGGATCTCTTAACAGCCTAAACGATAATGACGTTTTAGTTGGTAGAGTTGTAAGATTAACTGACAAAGAAGCTATCGTAGACATCAACTTCAAATCTGAAGGTGTTATTTCTCTTAACGAATTCCGTTACAACCAAGGCCTAAGTGTAGGTGATGAGGTCGAAGTAATGGTTGACAAAAGAGAAGACAAAACTGGTCAATTACAATTATCTCACAGAAAAGCTAGAACGCTTAAAGCTTGGGATAAAGTAAACGAACTTCACGAAACTGGAGAAATCGTTAACGGTTTTGTTAAATCAAGAACTAAAGGTGGTATGATCGTTGACGTTCACGGAATCGAAGCATTCTTACCTGGTTCTCAAATTGACGTTAAGCCAATTAAAGATTACGATCAGTTCGTAGGAAAAACTATGGAATTCAAAGTTGTGAAAATCAACCCTGAGTTCAAAAACGTAGTTGTATCTCACAAAGCATTGATCGAAGCAGATATCGAAGGTCAGAAAAAAGAAATCATCGCTCAGCTTGAAAAAGGTCAGGTTCTTGAAGGTACTGTTAAGAATATCACTTCTTACGGTGTATTCATTGACTTAGGTGGTGTAGATGGATTGATCCACATTACAGACCTTTCTTGGTCTAGAGTGAACCACCCATCTGAAATCCTTGAGGACGGACAAACTGTAAAAGTTGTAATCCTTGATTTCGATGATGAGAAAACAAGAATCCAATTAGGTATGAAGCAATTAGAAGCTCATCCTTGGGATGCTCTTTCTGCTGACATGAAAGTTGGTGACAAAGTAAAAGGAAAAGTAGTAGTTCTTGCTGACTATGGTGCATTCGTAGAGATCGCTCCAGGTGTTGAAGGATTAATCCACGTTTCTGAAATGTCTTGGTCTACTCACTTAAGATCTGCTGGTGACTTTGTGAAAGTAGGTGATGAAGTAGAAGCTGAAGTATTAACTTTAGATAGAGAAGAAAGAAAAATTTCTCTTGGTATCAAGCAATTGTCTAAAGATCCATGGGAGAACATCGAAACTAAGTATCCGGTAGGATCTCAGCATGTAGGAACTGTAAGAAACTTCACTAACTTTGGTGTATTCGTAGAGTTAGAAGAAGGTATCGACGGATTAATCTACATCTCTGATCTTTCTTGGACTAAGAAAATCAAGCACCCATCTGAGTTCTGTGCAGTAGGTGATAAATTAGATGTTGTAGTTCTTGAATTAGATATCCAAGCTAGAAGATTATCTCTAGGTCACAAGCAATTGACTGAAAACCCATGGGATAAATTCGAAACTAAATATGCTGAAGGAACTATCCACGCTGGTAAAGCTGTAGAAGTTCACGATAAAGGAGCTTCTGTACAATTCGAAGATGCTGAGGTTGAAGCATTCTGCCCTTCAAGATTATTAGAGAAAGAAGATGGATCTAAAATCAAAAAAGGTGAAGATGCTCAATTCAAAGTAATTGAATTCAACAAAGAATTCAAGAGAGTTGTAGTTTCTCACACAGGGATCTTCAGAGACGAAGAAAAGAAAAACGTTAAAGAATCTTCTTCTAGAAACGTATCTTCTTCTTCAAACAACGAAGAAAGATCTACTCTTGGAGACATCGATGCATTAGCAGAGTTGAAAAGAAAAATGGAAGAAGGTAAATAA
- a CDS encoding T9SS type A sorting domain-containing protein produces MRKTFLFFLMTFLMSWSTLNAQQGIDYIIMVDNGGSISTKPDYAILKRGVVKLIEQLLFCNIHNRVAVVQYGTGVLDNDTGVYKPLIYIESEFTNDFFTAQNFERRLDFGDYLQQSVALVKDALSGVSNPDIISPQKTLGFTQEMRFVIFTDAERASSGLSSYLVDPTYASNIASYEAFGPVMDFKTNNWAGGATVRFTVIHANKNNNAIMAAASIASPFGDYSGPLEAVAGDPGYGLKRSYFNKDNGFDVKAGEVNYWKDIAESICFNSSNTSKGIVDFLYEPGSCIYKPGVIEGDYHLPAGATLQELKVELINLVTGEVYPVLSNPVLGPGNTFTFNFVPYSSFAPALTMGSTGWHKFRVAMTSSASASPVYRWNRYPFFDFDIDLDQNCPQFRASEPQVMEKVFQLTPNPTSGLFKVVLNKEFKKGTLEVRDLIGNTLYNKILRGEKEIDVDLSSRKEGVYIVSVTTDKNEIYSEKIIKK; encoded by the coding sequence ATGAGAAAAACATTCTTATTTTTCCTGATGACGTTCCTGATGTCGTGGAGTACTCTTAATGCGCAGCAAGGGATTGACTATATCATCATGGTAGATAATGGTGGTTCTATATCTACTAAGCCAGATTATGCCATACTGAAACGTGGTGTCGTTAAGTTGATAGAGCAGCTTTTATTTTGTAATATTCATAATAGAGTGGCTGTGGTGCAGTATGGAACCGGAGTATTAGACAATGATACGGGTGTTTATAAGCCTTTAATTTATATTGAATCTGAGTTTACCAACGATTTTTTTACTGCTCAGAATTTTGAACGCCGTTTGGATTTTGGAGATTATTTGCAACAATCCGTAGCGCTGGTTAAAGATGCTCTCAGCGGGGTCTCTAATCCTGATATTATAAGTCCTCAAAAAACATTGGGTTTCACTCAGGAAATGAGGTTTGTTATATTTACTGATGCAGAAAGGGCGTCATCTGGCTTGAGTTCTTATCTTGTGGATCCTACTTATGCTTCCAATATTGCTTCCTATGAGGCATTTGGTCCTGTAATGGATTTTAAAACTAATAATTGGGCAGGAGGCGCAACAGTAAGATTCACTGTAATTCATGCGAATAAAAACAATAATGCTATTATGGCTGCAGCATCTATAGCCAGTCCTTTTGGAGATTATTCGGGCCCACTTGAAGCGGTTGCCGGAGATCCAGGTTATGGGCTTAAAAGATCATATTTTAATAAAGATAACGGATTTGATGTAAAGGCTGGTGAAGTTAATTACTGGAAGGATATTGCGGAGAGTATATGTTTTAATAGCTCTAATACTTCTAAAGGGATTGTAGATTTTCTTTATGAACCAGGAAGTTGTATATATAAGCCTGGTGTTATTGAGGGAGATTATCATCTTCCGGCTGGTGCTACCTTGCAAGAACTTAAAGTAGAACTCATTAATTTAGTGACGGGTGAGGTATATCCAGTGTTATCTAATCCTGTACTTGGGCCGGGAAATACTTTTACTTTTAATTTTGTTCCCTATTCCAGTTTTGCTCCTGCATTAACTATGGGTTCGACGGGATGGCATAAGTTTAGGGTGGCAATGACCTCTAGTGCTTCTGCTTCTCCTGTGTATAGGTGGAACAGGTATCCATTTTTTGACTTTGATATTGATCTGGATCAGAACTGTCCGCAATTCAGAGCTTCTGAACCTCAGGTAATGGAGAAAGTTTTTCAACTGACACCTAATCCTACCTCCGGATTATTTAAAGTAGTGCTGAATAAAGAATTTAAGAAGGGGACATTGGAAGTCAGAGATTTGATTGGAAATACATTGTATAATAAAATTTTACGTGGCGAAAAAGAAATAGATGTGGATTTAAGCTCACGAAAAGAAGGAGTTTACATTGTTAGTGTAACAACAGATAAAAACGAAATCTACTCAGAAAAGATCATCAAGAAATAA
- a CDS encoding carcinine hydrolase/isopenicillin-N N-acyltransferase family protein — MNKIIFFLVISILIYSSGTARACTIFSCSRAEAVFAAANEDDMTPFTRIWFNPATKDRYASVCFGAPDMQIAAAMNEHGLFFDYAAANYDLSKLNLTNPYKSDIMWEVLGKCKNVKEAMVILKKYDYISQSQVLLADKEGNSILINPKGIIEKKGDFQINSNCNMINGKLACRRPEIANEMLSGSKENNINFLKSILDKTHQEGELNTLYSTICDLKNGIIYVYLFHDYNTVYKIDLKAELKKGYRIENLADHFSPTFAYENFSKNHSLYLKESIFQEMKEKGIDITIDHYIMESEKLSPKNEKINSALLEVALQLIKYSWNEHHYGSSWDYWFSKPDGYDIQKYKDPKLASAEKLLKYLSSKETADLKLRNFMYEIVGFTNLAQGKTATAKEFYSKSICNPDETYKVTLLRGNEIMNRLNK, encoded by the coding sequence ATGAATAAAATTATATTTTTTCTTGTAATTAGCATTCTGATATACAGTTCCGGCACAGCAAGAGCCTGTACTATTTTTTCCTGTTCCAGAGCTGAAGCAGTATTCGCAGCGGCTAATGAGGACGACATGACTCCATTTACCCGAATATGGTTCAACCCAGCTACCAAAGACCGCTATGCTTCTGTCTGTTTTGGAGCTCCGGATATGCAGATTGCCGCAGCAATGAATGAACATGGATTATTTTTTGATTACGCAGCAGCGAACTATGATTTAAGCAAACTTAATCTAACAAATCCTTATAAAAGTGATATTATGTGGGAAGTTCTGGGAAAATGTAAAAATGTAAAGGAGGCAATGGTCATTTTAAAAAAATATGACTACATCTCTCAGTCCCAGGTCTTATTAGCCGATAAAGAAGGAAACTCCATCTTGATTAACCCTAAGGGGATTATCGAAAAAAAAGGAGACTTCCAGATCAACTCAAACTGCAATATGATCAATGGAAAATTAGCATGCAGAAGACCAGAAATTGCCAATGAAATGCTTTCCGGATCTAAGGAAAACAATATTAATTTCCTGAAAAGCATTCTGGATAAAACCCATCAGGAAGGAGAATTGAACACATTATATTCTACAATCTGCGATTTGAAAAACGGAATAATCTATGTCTATCTTTTCCATGATTACAATACAGTATATAAAATTGACTTGAAAGCTGAGTTAAAAAAAGGATACAGGATAGAAAACCTGGCAGATCATTTTTCTCCGACATTTGCTTATGAAAACTTTTCAAAAAATCATTCTCTATATCTTAAAGAATCTATTTTTCAGGAAATGAAAGAGAAAGGTATAGATATAACCATTGATCATTACATTATGGAAAGCGAGAAACTATCTCCAAAAAATGAAAAAATAAATTCTGCATTATTGGAAGTAGCACTACAGCTTATTAAATATTCATGGAACGAACATCATTATGGCAGCTCATGGGATTATTGGTTCAGTAAACCTGATGGATATGATATCCAGAAATACAAAGACCCAAAACTTGCCTCAGCAGAAAAGCTTTTAAAATATTTATCTTCAAAAGAAACTGCAGATCTTAAACTCCGGAATTTCATGTACGAAATCGTTGGCTTTACTAATCTGGCACAGGGAAAGACAGCGACCGCGAAAGAATTTTATAGTAAATCAATCTGTAATCCGGATGAAACCTATAAAGTCACTTTACTTAGAGGAAACGAAATCATGAACAGGCTAAATAAATAA
- a CDS encoding DEAD/DEAH box helicase produces MELQSIYQKLQIQDMNQMQKSTYKASENNTDIVLLSPTGSGKTLAFLFPVLRNLKKDVQGVQALILVPARELALQIEQVFKSMGTDFKVSVCYGGHDKKIEVNNLIEAPAVLIGTPGRITYHVRNNNFDPKTIKTLVLDEFDKALELGFHDDMEFICNSLKGLSQRVLTSATAMDEIPAFTGLQDEKIISFLKENEVKPDIQLRKVMTISEEKLDTLFNLVCKIGNKRTLIFCNHRDAVDRISELLHQMGIDRETFHGGMEQDERERALLKFRNDSARILITTDLAARGLDIPEVESIVHYQLPPKEDAFIHRNGRTARMNAKGFVYLIMTEEENFPFIKNDTPEESVAGFTKVPQKTPFQTIYISAGKKDKVNKVDIVGYLLKKGELQKEDVGVIEVKDTTSYVAVSRNKVNALLRKLQNEKLKGKKVKMEVAY; encoded by the coding sequence ATGGAACTACAATCAATTTATCAAAAGCTGCAGATTCAGGATATGAATCAGATGCAGAAATCTACTTATAAGGCGTCTGAAAACAATACAGATATTGTCCTGCTCTCTCCTACCGGATCAGGAAAAACCCTTGCTTTTTTATTTCCTGTTCTCAGAAATCTGAAAAAGGATGTGCAGGGTGTTCAGGCATTAATATTAGTTCCTGCCAGAGAATTGGCGTTACAGATTGAACAGGTTTTCAAGTCGATGGGAACGGATTTTAAGGTTTCTGTTTGCTATGGTGGACATGATAAAAAGATTGAAGTCAATAATTTAATTGAAGCTCCGGCTGTTTTAATCGGAACTCCGGGAAGAATTACCTATCACGTAAGGAATAATAATTTTGATCCAAAAACCATCAAAACATTAGTTCTGGATGAATTTGACAAAGCTTTGGAACTGGGCTTTCATGATGATATGGAATTTATTTGTAATTCTTTAAAAGGTCTTTCTCAAAGAGTTTTAACCTCTGCAACAGCAATGGATGAAATTCCTGCATTTACAGGTTTACAAGATGAAAAAATCATCAGCTTCCTTAAAGAAAATGAAGTAAAACCGGATATTCAACTGAGAAAAGTAATGACTATCTCAGAAGAAAAACTAGATACACTTTTCAATTTGGTTTGTAAAATAGGGAATAAAAGAACGTTGATCTTCTGTAACCACCGTGATGCAGTAGACCGTATTTCTGAGCTTCTTCATCAGATGGGAATCGACAGAGAAACCTTCCACGGTGGAATGGAACAGGATGAAAGAGAACGTGCCTTACTGAAATTCAGAAATGATTCTGCAAGAATTCTTATCACAACTGATCTGGCTGCCCGTGGACTTGATATTCCTGAGGTAGAATCTATTGTACACTATCAATTGCCTCCAAAAGAAGATGCTTTCATCCACAGAAACGGACGTACTGCAAGGATGAATGCCAAAGGTTTTGTCTACCTTATCATGACGGAAGAGGAAAATTTCCCGTTCATCAAAAACGATACCCCTGAAGAAAGTGTTGCCGGATTTACTAAAGTTCCGCAAAAAACACCTTTCCAGACGATTTACATCAGCGCCGGGAAAAAAGACAAGGTGAATAAAGTGGATATTGTAGGCTATTTGCTTAAAAAAGGAGAACTCCAAAAAGAGGATGTTGGTGTTATTGAAGTAAAAGATACAACTTCTTATGTTGCCGTTTCGAGAAATAAAGTGAATGCTCTTTTAAGAAAACTTCAGAATGAAAAACTGAAAGGGAAAAAAGTGAAGATGGAGGTTGCTTATTAA
- a CDS encoding AraC family transcriptional regulator has protein sequence MNSISVLHIDLFQGKNPSDFYFNTMKKHLIVGHQHIEKPHRHDFYAAVLFTQGDGIHEIDFQRYEVSEGSLFFLSPGQIHSWELSEDIEGYIFFCSQEFYEMHYVNQKLRNFPFFGSVSFPRKLQLDTIELRKNIDLFKELEKEHHSNDLMKNGFILSLMSQIFINSTRLFSKDFDTLTSSAGLSYFKHYQDFESLIEQHFTEHKSIAYYASLLGISSKHLNRTVQAVVQKTATEVITERVVLEAKRMLMYLDENLVDIAFRLGYEEYSYFVRVFRKSSGMTPTQFMRKYKA, from the coding sequence ATGAATTCAATTTCTGTTCTTCATATTGATCTTTTTCAGGGTAAAAATCCTTCAGATTTTTATTTTAATACAATGAAAAAACATTTGATTGTGGGACATCAGCACATAGAAAAGCCTCACAGACATGATTTTTATGCTGCTGTGCTTTTTACACAAGGGGATGGAATTCATGAGATAGATTTTCAACGGTATGAGGTTTCAGAAGGAAGCCTTTTTTTTCTATCACCTGGGCAGATTCACAGCTGGGAGCTTTCAGAAGATATAGAAGGGTATATTTTCTTTTGTTCTCAGGAGTTTTATGAAATGCATTATGTGAATCAGAAACTGAGAAATTTTCCTTTTTTCGGGTCAGTTTCCTTTCCCAGAAAATTACAATTAGATACTATAGAATTAAGAAAGAATATCGATCTTTTTAAAGAACTTGAAAAAGAGCACCACTCTAACGATTTAATGAAAAACGGGTTTATCCTGTCATTAATGTCTCAGATTTTTATCAATTCAACCCGTTTATTTTCAAAGGACTTTGATACACTTACTTCTTCTGCAGGACTTTCTTATTTTAAGCATTACCAGGATTTTGAAAGTCTTATTGAGCAGCATTTTACGGAACATAAATCAATTGCTTACTATGCGTCTTTACTAGGGATTTCTTCAAAGCACCTAAATAGGACTGTACAGGCTGTTGTACAGAAAACAGCCACGGAAGTTATTACGGAAAGAGTAGTGCTTGAAGCCAAAAGAATGCTGATGTACCTGGATGAAAATCTTGTTGATATTGCTTTCAGACTCGGCTATGAAGAATATTCTTACTTTGTAAGAGTCTTCCGGAAAAGTTCCGGAATGACCCCTACTCAGTTTATGAGGAAATATAAGGCCTAA
- a CDS encoding MBL fold metallo-hydrolase, which produces MNTFKSLILLIVYLPCMFACKSKTDTLYTKLSENIYEINNQYFYDEKVHTYLIVLKDKLLLFDIPAYSEDLETFITSFKKPVYAILSHGSCGIEDGTKWQSRINLKVYAHSKDENHPWLKMKPDFFFSEIPFFADNIEVIYTPGHSRGAICLLEKKSKSLFTGDTVYGDKTGNIKDFRKESYAEYENLNDRLSSCKKLLKYDFENIYPFHYEMIKKTAKERLQIYLNIK; this is translated from the coding sequence ATGAATACATTTAAAAGTCTAATACTGCTCATTGTTTATTTACCTTGTATGTTTGCATGCAAATCAAAAACAGATACCCTTTATACTAAGTTGTCTGAAAATATTTATGAAATTAACAATCAATATTTTTATGATGAAAAGGTACATACTTACCTGATAGTGTTGAAAGATAAATTACTATTATTTGATATTCCTGCCTATTCCGAGGATTTGGAAACGTTTATTACTTCGTTCAAAAAACCAGTATATGCTATTCTATCCCATGGGTCTTGTGGTATAGAAGATGGTACAAAATGGCAGTCCAGGATTAATTTAAAAGTTTATGCCCATAGTAAAGATGAGAATCATCCCTGGTTAAAAATGAAGCCAGATTTTTTCTTTTCAGAAATTCCTTTTTTTGCTGACAATATAGAAGTTATTTATACCCCTGGCCATAGTAGAGGGGCGATTTGCCTTCTGGAAAAGAAATCGAAATCCTTATTCACCGGGGATACTGTCTATGGAGACAAAACAGGAAACATCAAAGATTTTAGAAAGGAAAGTTATGCTGAATATGAAAATCTAAACGATAGACTCTCAAGCTGTAAAAAATTACTTAAATATGACTTCGAAAACATCTATCCATTCCATTATGAAATGATAAAAAAAACAGCAAAAGAACGTCTTCAGATTTATCTTAACATTAAATAG